Proteins encoded in a region of the Mucispirillum schaedleri ASF457 genome:
- a CDS encoding DUF2974 domain-containing protein, giving the protein MANIEDYILWRGDLNVVQAPFNNVDNLILSNLVYLTFKNIVPELSYTKPSISNKFTGLFTQDNSSEKKYITIHDAVADMNIQTDENHHVKISKDIEMAVKLANSKRFGNMKLMYYVDKYDENIETQFAAITIIMEDNTAYIAYRGTDTSLVGWKEDFNMSFMDKVPAQVEALKYLETVSSLINMPLHIGGHSKGGNLAVYSSLYIDKSVQDRIIKVYNNDGPGFKSSRLKTKEYNAMQDKIDTIVPQTSIIGMLLEHEEEYIVIKSNETLIMQHDPYSWEVLGPDFVKMEGTTSSSQLIDTTLRQWLNDMTIEQREQFIDLLWEVIGASKAKSFSEMAENIFANAVKIGKKINQLDDKSKEILSTAFSMLIKSAKNAIVAGFK; this is encoded by the coding sequence ATGGCAAATATTGAAGATTATATTTTATGGCGGGGAGATTTAAATGTAGTGCAGGCACCTTTCAACAATGTTGATAACTTAATACTTTCAAACCTTGTATACCTTACATTCAAAAATATTGTGCCAGAACTTTCCTATACAAAACCATCTATATCAAATAAATTTACAGGCTTATTTACACAGGATAATTCATCAGAAAAAAAATATATTACAATACATGATGCAGTTGCTGATATGAATATACAAACAGACGAAAATCATCATGTGAAAATATCAAAAGATATTGAAATGGCTGTAAAACTTGCTAATTCAAAACGATTTGGTAATATGAAGCTAATGTATTATGTTGATAAATATGATGAAAATATAGAAACTCAGTTTGCTGCTATAACTATTATTATGGAAGACAATACTGCCTATATTGCCTACCGCGGAACAGATACAAGCCTTGTTGGCTGGAAAGAAGATTTTAATATGAGCTTTATGGATAAAGTGCCTGCACAGGTTGAAGCATTAAAATATCTTGAAACAGTTTCTTCCCTGATAAATATGCCTTTGCATATAGGCGGACATTCAAAAGGCGGCAATCTGGCAGTTTATTCCTCACTATATATTGATAAAAGTGTGCAGGATAGAATTATAAAAGTATATAATAATGACGGACCGGGTTTTAAATCAAGCAGACTTAAAACAAAAGAATATAATGCTATGCAGGATAAAATAGATACTATTGTTCCACAGACTTCTATTATAGGTATGCTTTTAGAACATGAAGAAGAGTATATAGTTATAAAAAGCAACGAAACACTTATTATGCAGCATGACCCTTATTCATGGGAAGTGCTTGGACCTGATTTTGTAAAAATGGAAGGCACAACATCAAGCTCTCAATTAATAGATACTACTCTCAGGCAGTGGCTTAATGATATGACAATAGAGCAAAGAGAGCAGTTTATTGATTTACTATGGGAAGTAATAGGGGCATCAAAGGCAAAATCTTTTTCAGAAATGGCAGAAAACATTTTTGCAAATGCTGTAAAAATAGGAAAGAAAATAAACCAGCTTGATGATAAATCAAAAGAAATACTTTCTACTGCATTTTCTATGCTTATAAAAAGTGCAAAAAATGCTATTGTGGCAGGATTTAAATAA